TGCAGATTAACTTGTCTTTGAACCTTAAGCATTAAGTGCATTACAAAAACGTATCTTATGTATATATTGACAGAGTCACCCTTAATTACATATTAAAGAGACTACTCTGGACCAGACATTTAGGACAGTTATACCAGGTTCTGGTCAGTTTAAACGAAAGTCCTTCCTCCCTAGCTCCCCTGTTGTGTATCTGAGGGTGGATGCAGGGTTtgaatgacccccccccccccccccccccagctcagCTAATTACAGCTATTAGCGGAGGataaaaatatgacatgcaaataagaaagAAAGGTTTGAAATGTGAAATGAATTCATCGTCTGCGGCTATAGTTGGAACTGAGGTGGCAGGTCTTCAGTCTTCACTCAGTGACTGGGAGTATGAATTACACGACCAGGTTTTGATTTATAGATGGCAGATAAGAACTTATATTGCAAGTAAAGTTGTGTAACATTTACAAGTATGACTAGTATTTATGTCACTTGTATCTTAATGTCTCCTATTAATTGCCGATAAAATATGTCGGCAGTTTAAGATGGCATCAGAACTAAGTATGCTAAGTTTTTATGCCTGCCCACTCCAGGTACCTCCAGTGCTCCTCATGCCTAGTCTATATTTTGGTCGCGAACTGCATTTAACAGGAGAGGTCGTTCCCCGGCGAACTCGGCCCGGCCATTCTGTGATCAGCAGAAAAACCATCAATTTTCTCCTGTATCGCCCAATGAATTATCTTCAAATTTACAGGAAAGGTAGACCATGGTATACCAACTAAACGAGTGCAACTGATTCACATATATAAGAAGAAATTAACCAAAAACCAAAAACATTATAACCCTGGCCAAGTTGGTTTTttacccaggccgagttggtccgGGCggaggccgagttggtaggccgagttggcGTTAGGCCGAGATGGCCCATCACCCATAGTCCCCATTTAAGAAACCATTTTCAAAACATCGGGAAAACCCAAGAGCGCAATTATTGTTCACCATTTGAAATGCGCACTTGCGCGCAAAAtgggatccttgtctgactggtgaCTAGACCACTTAGTTGGTCACTGTCAAATTAGACCTACAAATATCTTGTTTGGACATAGGTTGAAATCAGTTTATgcaaatctcaaagatcacatgacctgctaacgcggattggatataacgTTAACCCGGTATGggcgtttcgctccctgaccctTTCGCCCCCGATCGTTTCGCTCCAATCTGCGGACGTGCATTGGTTCAGTTTTTACTTTAGTTCGCTTTATCTTATTTTGCATAAAGATTTTTATCGACCGGGAGCATTCGTCCTGAATATTCATCATGCAGGATCACACCTGCTCTCAATAGTTGTGTCACGGCGGGCGATTCGTATTTCATGTAAGTGGTATCGAGTTTTATTATAGTTTTATCGGAGCTACGTCCCAATTTGGTGGATCCGCTCACAAACAAGATAAATTATTCGCAACCTTCAGAatgttttttctctcatttcagATGCAAATCGCTCTTCTTTGAATGTCATCATCAACAGTTCTATGCTCTGGAAGGAATTCCAAACTCACAGATGTCTTCTTGTAGTCGTACCACTGATGGCTTCTAATTCTTTCAATCTTTGTGAGCAAATTCTGCAAGTTCTTCTGAAACACATCAATCCGAACCGTGAGAGCATCATGACTTCAACTTCAAGGCAACTTTATGTATCAAATGGTTTCTATGTTCCGTACCTATAATTACAACCTGCAAGTGACACTTTATTCAAGATGACACCACAGAAGAGGAAAGCATTCCCCAACTTGTGGTACTCAAAAAAACTCAAAGTAACGATGaattgtattttgatacttctgTTGGGTGCACTGTCAGGATTTCTTCTCTGCCACTACTCTATCGGATCATGTGCTCGTTTAAAACGTTGTGGTGACCTTCATTCACCTGTGAAAGTCCTTCACTTGAGTTCTGTCTTGTCTCTAGATTCAGGAAGAGACCATCCTAATGTTGATAACCATCAGTTCCAGACTCAAAATGATAATACAGGATCCATCTTTGTTGGTGTGATGACCGCAAAGAAGTTCCTTGACACCAGAGCGATGGGCGTTTTTAGAACATGGGCATCAACAATCCCTGGAAAAGTGGAATTTTTCTCAAGTATTCAGGATAAAGAGGGATACAGTGGCTTGCCTATTGTAGATCTTCCTGGGGTTACGGATAACATGTACCCACCACAGAAAAAGTCATTTATGATGTTGAAGTATATGCATGATAAATATATTGACAAGTATGAGTGGTTTGTGCGATCAGATGATGACGTTTTTATCCGCGGTGAAAAACTTGCCAAATTTCTACATTCCATCAACAGCTCAAAACCTTACTACATTGGACAAGCGGGTCAAGGCCTCAAGTCAGAGGTCGGAAAACTTAGTTTGAAAAGTAATGAGAACTTTTGTATGGGAGGAACTTCAATGATTTTCAGCAGGGAGACCTTGAAACGTATTGTGCCGCACATCAGCTATTGTTTGAATCATCTTTACACAAAACACGAAGACGTTGAAGTAGGAAGATGTGTTGGCAAGTTTGCTAATGTGCAGTGTACGTGGGCCTTTGAGGTAAGTTGCATGGCGTACCGGTAGTCTAATAATATAGTTGGTCACATTTCAGCACATGTTTCATTTCGAGCCAGTGATTTGTTAGAATTTTGGTTCAGATTCTGAAGACATAGTAATTCTAGAAAATGTCATTGTGTGAACACTCATTATTCTTGAAATATTTGTAAGTTTGTCCAACCATCAGCCAAGTGCCAGGAAGTGGGGCCTCTTTTCATTAATGCCTCTTGATTCTAGTTAAGTACTCCTTGTAAATGAGTAGGTCCATTATTTAACTTCAGGATGTATGTAGAGTGCCTACACAGGCAGCTCTTTATGATAGAAATCAGTTATATAATGGAGCTtaataaaaatataaagatTACCTATCATTATGCAAGTAACATTAGCAGGTGCAATGTTTTCCACCTTGACATGTGTTTTATGTGAATGAGCATAATTTGCTACACCACCAGACCCTTCCTTCCTCATCTATCAAACCAACATACTTTTGTGATCCTATACAATTCAATTATGATTTCAATTACGATTTAGGTGGCAAGCAGCACTGATTTTACTAGGGTATGTCATGTTTGTCAAAATTTGATGTGTCTGTCACAGTAATGCAATAGCCTTAAGTGACTCCCAGGACAGCCTTAGTTCTCCTGGTTCCCTGTTCCCCTTCATATTGCTCTGTGAGACAGTTATATTTCCCGTATTGCCCACAATGTCTGGTATTTGTCTGGCAATGCCAATGTCTGGGGAACTTTCCAAGAGAAAATGGTGCCTTGGATAGTTTTTAATAGTCAGTTCTCTTGATTCAAGCTATTTAACAAAAGCCCCATAAATGTTGCCGAGATGATTTTTCTTTTGACTGTTTCTACTTAGCTACCTGACTCTGCTAGTTACAAGTCTGCCTTTTTCCCTCAGCATGATCAGAAGCTGTGTAAGCTgccagctgttcaaaacaaATCATACCTACCAACAAACAAACATGCTAGAAGATATTTTAACTTCTAAATCATTGATTTTCACAGCTTTTTAAAGCTGACGCATGGATGCTGAGGGGTCAAAAGTTAATAGAAAACACAAGGATGACCCAGCACCCTACATTACATGATATATGCACAACTACCCCTCCTTGACAAGATAggtcacagacatgacagaggcaCCCTggtcaaacaaaacaaaaaatagtCGGAGAAGGTTCAATCTCTGGACCTTTGGCACCACACACTGACACTGTCTTCCCCTTTGACTCTGAGATTCTCAACCATTGTCATTCTCAAGTTGAATATGTGTGACTTGTCTCATTTGCTCCCAGTACCTGTTCTTGATTTGAGGAACTGAGTAATCGGCTGGTAATGAATTGTGTCAAGATCTGAATAACTGATTCAACTCAGCTCTGTCCCAAATATTGAATATGTGGTCATAAGTTTCATTTTGGACTTTGAGGCATTTCATCTCAGTATAATTCTCAACCTCTTTTTCAAGAGCCTAATCCTTTCGCGATTGTTAGAGGGGGTAAAATTGTAATATGTTGAAGGTGACGATGATTTGATTGCACTCCAGACAATTTCCTCCTTGATTGGTGAAGAAACTCAATCATGTAAATACCCTGGCATGTTTCCATGCTCTTGCTGCTAGCCTTGCAGCTCAATGAAGAAACTTCTCACCAGTCTCTAATTCTCGGAAGATGTTTGCATCATTGGCATGACTGGTACACTAGTATGATATGTATTGGTGTAAGGTGATGCCTGACTCAGGTATTGGAACATTGCTTCTCTTGTCTATTACAGGAAAAGCACATTGGTACAAGCGAGCTTATTAGTGAGAACTGTTGGTGGTAGGGCAAATAGGAGAGGGAACAGTTGTTGAGGAGGAAAGAGCTGGCTGTGCCCATGAGCAGGCCTATTATCCCTTCACTTTTACCATAGTACCGTACATAAGGGCCTGTCATGTTTAGCAGAGGCCATATTTTCCCTTCACATTTACCACACCAAAGCCATTGAAGGTCCTATCCCTTCACTTTTACCAAGCAGATTCAGGATTCAAAGAGTAAACCTGTCTTGGACTCGGAGTCTCCAGGATCCCAAACTGAAATTGGGATAATAGGCCAATATGATTGCTTGCTTATTTGATTTGTTATCCAGCATGACTAGTTCAGCAGTGCTTCTCGTCCTTACATATGGTCTCAACTCCAGTTTTCTGTTGTGAATTTTGATTCAACCATGATTTGCTCCACTTATGATGCTGAGTGATAAGTGTTGTATACATTCAGCTTGGTTTTCATCACTGTTCTCATGATAATTAGACTTCGGTGAATCATTACAATTATACAAGTATATAGCACACAATAGTTGTGGAATGTCTCCAATCTGTGTCAAAGCCGAGTTCTCCATGAACCTTCAACATATGGGCCAACTTGTGGATGAATCGTCGGGAATAAGCACACAAAAATAGGAATGACTTGTATCAAGTTTACTGACTTGTACTTAGTTATCAACTATGTATTTTAGGCTCAAAGGACAAGCAGTTTTTTGGTTCcaagcaattttcattttgctgcAACATGCTATCATGATcacaaacaatgaaaatgacttGTCTGTGGGGGTCATCGCAGATGGCTGCGACATGAATCGCTGATCACAGCCACCTGCGACCACAAAAAGGGCAGGGTGCAGAGCTCTGGGGTCTCCtggtttgtcatgtttgttgagGGTTCTGTCAATTTGGTAGATTTCTTCATGCTTGACGTTTGGGGGGTAATCGGTTAGTAGCTGACATCTACTCTAAACTTTCAGATAAAAATTCCCTCCCAGCAGCAATGTTCTATTCTATTTTTGTAGAAGTTGACCTCTATAATGAGGATATGTTGCCATAAGACTAATTGGCCTAAGTGTACTCTAATTATTATtaaagtgtgaaaaatgtggtTGTATGTAGATTATAAACCTCTTGATTAACTTGTGATTGCGTGTTACAAAATCACAGAACAATTCAGATTGGGCTTATTTCACCAACAATCATTATGTTACATGGTACAAAAAAATGTGACGCATTATACCAAATCGGGTTGTAAGCataagcaatgtcaatacattgagggtcaagatgggttGTAAGTCACCAGGCATGACGCAATCGTACATTCATTTTGATCCACTTTCAGATTATGACATAATAAGGCAAGCCTCATAAATGATTCACATGTTTGTGTCCAAAAACCGTTATTTGAAGTACATGTTTTAATATGTTTCTGATGTGTCTCATGGAGAACCCCCAAAACTTGGGATGCTTGGAGCCCATCACCTTTTGGGAATTGTGATAAGGTGTCCAGCACTTATCCTATGGATCCACTTCCTTTCCATTTCGTGCATTGGTTTTCCTGTGAGACCTACATTGACAGCAGTTAATTAAGATCATTTCTCTCGTTGCAGATGCAGCATATGTTCTATCAGAACCATGAAGAACCAAAAGGGTCGTACTCGCGAGAAGGGAAGCTGGACGAGATACCTTCTGCCATCACACTCCATCCAGTGAAAGACTCACGCTATCTATATCGCATTCACAATCATTACCAGACCAAAAAGATCCAAGACTTGAAGCACCGACTGATGCAGTTACAGCGGTCAACATTCTTCATGGATCAACTCCTCGGCGATGAGCAGCATGGGAAATCGCCCaagaaatatttaaaatttGGCCTCTCTTTAACACGTTATTCCTCTCTTTCACGGCAAGATTTAGTTCCATGGGACTTCTTTCACAAATATCAATACAACTTAGGCAGTCAAAACCCACGTCAAGGATTGACAATGTTCCAGGTGAAAGGTCTAAATCATATCATTAGGAAAGTTATGAGACTCGTTAATAAAAATGCTCGTCAACGAGGGCGGACTATAGATTATAAAGACATCTTGTATGGGTATCAGCGGGTTAATCCGCTATACGGTGCTGATTACATATTGGATTTACTACTAATTTACCGTAAACACAAGGGCAAGCGGATTACGGTAAACGTCCGGCGACATGCCTACGTACAACAGTCATTTTCAGAGCCTGAAATCTTGGTTGAAGATCTTCTtgaatcaagttcaagtcagtCGAATGATCTCCATAAATCTGCTGCTGTGGAAGATCCAAGAACAGTCCACTTCATCTTACCACTGGCAGGAAGGTTTGAACCCTTCACCAGGTTTTTGAACAATTTTGAAAACACTTGCCTGAAGACAGGCGACAAAGTGGAACTTGCTGTGGTGCTGTTTTCAGAGGTTTCAGAAAGTCGCCCCGCTGATGTGATACAGTTAGTCCAGAAGTTAAAAGCTAAATATCCAACTTATGATCTCAGGGTTGTTGAGTTAAAAGGTGCGTTTTCACGAGCGCTGGCACTCACCAGAGGGAGTGACTTATACGACTCTAACGCGTTACTGTTCTTTATCGATGTTGACATCTATTTCTCCCAGGAAGCAGTGGAGAGGGTGCGTGTCAACACAAAATTCATGCAGCAAGTTTACTACCCCATTGTGTTTAGCCGCTATTCTGAGGATGCAATATGCCCCCAGGGGTCGTGCTCTTTCAATCCTTTCATATTCACCGACACCCATGGCTACTGGCGTTTCTATGGTTTCGGCATGACTGGAATATACAAAGGTGACCTTGTTTCTGCTGGTGGATTTGATTTACGCATTGAAGGTTGGGGGAAAGAGGATGTTGACCTTTGTGAAAAGGTTTCAAAAACTCATCTGCGTTTATTCCGTGCAGCAGATCCTGGCCTTGTGCATTTCTTCCATCAATCGCACTGTGATAAGTCTTTGCCGTCCATTCAGTATCAGATGTGTCAGGGGTCTGGCGCACGGAGCTTCGCGTCACAGGAGTATTTGGCTAACTTGGTGTACAACAACCATCACCTACTCAACAAGGAGGTAATCAATAATAATGCTGTTGGTCCTCAATCAACTACGATTTCAACAAGATGATAAAAATTATCATGTCCATACTCCATTCCACAAAAAACTTGCACActgatttttggtgatttcgTATAGAAAATGAAACAGTGAAATTTCATCTGAAACATGAAAGTCTATGGAATCTAAACTAACTTTGCCAGAATCAGACAAACTGTACCAAGAACGAGGAGTGCTTTTTTTGCAAAATGGAGTATACAATGTAGTCTGTTGTGATTTCGTTGTAGTTTAATATTCTGTAAGCTCTGGCAACAAAACCCTTCTCCAGAAGGAACTTGGGGTCTTTATTGTATTGGCTTGGTTGTATAGATCTGTCGAACTTGTCTGTCAAGTTCTTGCTTCATGGGGCCTACCTAAGAGAACACGTCTTCTGGGCAGGGAGGTCCATGCACTCATAGTCAAAGACACCAAATATCCTTCAGTTTTCAGAGTTTTTGACCTCCTTACAAGGATTCCTCTCTGTTTGGGAAAAGATTCGCTTGTTATTAGGGCAACTCACTCGGGCTTGACATTAGGAGGCCAAAGGAGTTTCAAGACATATGTTTGAAATAATTACCCTAGAATTGAGATGTGTCATCAAGAATCTATTAAAATGCCACCCACCTGGACCCCACCCTGTTTTGGTAAAGTCTTAATAATGGCCATTGCAGTCCTTGACCTCATCCTGATGTGAGACTCTTTGACTGGAAGAGATCAACATTGCATCTATAAACAATTAAAACTTAAACAGTACTGATGACCTTGATGTATTTCTATAACCTATAATGCTACAGTGTACTTGGTTGCCCCAGCCTGACTGAACTCA
This is a stretch of genomic DNA from Lineus longissimus chromosome 2, tnLinLong1.2, whole genome shotgun sequence. It encodes these proteins:
- the LOC135483393 gene encoding chondroitin sulfate synthase 1-like encodes the protein MTPQKRKAFPNLWYSKKLKVTMNCILILLLGALSGFLLCHYSIGSCARLKRCGDLHSPVKVLHLSSVLSLDSGRDHPNVDNHQFQTQNDNTGSIFVGVMTAKKFLDTRAMGVFRTWASTIPGKVEFFSSIQDKEGYSGLPIVDLPGVTDNMYPPQKKSFMMLKYMHDKYIDKYEWFVRSDDDVFIRGEKLAKFLHSINSSKPYYIGQAGQGLKSEVGKLSLKSNENFCMGGTSMIFSRETLKRIVPHISYCLNHLYTKHEDVEVGRCVGKFANVQCTWAFEMQHMFYQNHEEPKGSYSREGKLDEIPSAITLHPVKDSRYLYRIHNHYQTKKIQDLKHRLMQLQRSTFFMDQLLGDEQHGKSPKKYLKFGLSLTRYSSLSRQDLVPWDFFHKYQYNLGSQNPRQGLTMFQVKGLNHIIRKVMRLVNKNARQRGRTIDYKDILYGYQRVNPLYGADYILDLLLIYRKHKGKRITVNVRRHAYVQQSFSEPEILVEDLLESSSSQSNDLHKSAAVEDPRTVHFILPLAGRFEPFTRFLNNFENTCLKTGDKVELAVVLFSEVSESRPADVIQLVQKLKAKYPTYDLRVVELKGAFSRALALTRGSDLYDSNALLFFIDVDIYFSQEAVERVRVNTKFMQQVYYPIVFSRYSEDAICPQGSCSFNPFIFTDTHGYWRFYGFGMTGIYKGDLVSAGGFDLRIEGWGKEDVDLCEKVSKTHLRLFRAADPGLVHFFHQSHCDKSLPSIQYQMCQGSGARSFASQEYLANLVYNNHHLLNKEVINNNAVGPQSTTISTR